The following is a genomic window from Xiphophorus couchianus chromosome 5, X_couchianus-1.0, whole genome shotgun sequence.
ttttcttatttaattctGGATCCAACCTGGATCAGAGCTACGGACGGGACGAACCTTTCAGCAGAAGCTATGCAGCATTCTGTGAAACGCAGAGACATCTAGTAAAATGTACGTAGAATCAGCATCGAACCAGaggtgaaaaataaactacaggTCAAAATTATCCCCAAAGTAGTTTTGTCCCTTCTTGGCTGAAATGACAGAGGagaaataatgattaaaaaaacaatcagtttcCATCTTTTAAAGAGCAAATCTTGTTCTAGTGGTGGAGGGTCAGGAGGAGGAGTCGTGTTTTCATGTGAAGAGTTGACCTGGAGGCGGCCATGATGTCGGAGCGCTTAGCTGGTTTGAGCCTCAGCATGAGATCTGCATGAGATCTGCTTCGTTTCCTCCTCGCCAACCGGGCGGCGCCAACCCGACGCTTCTGCCCGCCTCACGTCTCGGTTTGGCATCCAAGAGTCAGTTGGCACAAAGTTAGTTAGCCCTAACGCAGAGTCCTCAGGGTTCTGTGCAAAGAAGAGCAGGGAGAGTCTGCCAGGTCCAGACCCgggtccaggtccaggtccgGGTCCGGGGTCAAATCCGggtccagatccagatccacataaagatccagatccagatccagactCAGACTCAGACTCAAGTCCAGGTCCGGGTCCGGGTCCAGATCCAGGTCCAGATCCGGGTCCAGACCCAGATCCACATAAAGATCCAGATCCAGACTCAGACTCGGGTCCGGGTCCACTCAGTGCAGCGCTGCAGACAAGTTTTCTTCGCTGCTGCAGTAAACGTCCCTGGTTTGCAGAGAGTCTGATGTTCGTTTCCTTAGAGATCAAACTGCATAAGTCGTGCAGACGCCGCGTACCACACATGGAAACAAAAAGTCTGAGCCGCCCTGAGCTCCTCATGTTGCATACTGGGAGAATACTGAGTGAGCCGGGCGGGGCTGGGGTGCAGAAACTAAACGCACCTCCACACGGCGCCTATAGGGTGCGTTACATTCCTATGACTGAGAGGAGCTGCAGTTCAACACAACACCGGCTCTTTAACTAGAAAAGATTACAGAAACCAGGTGAAGGCTCCACCCCCTGCAACacaaaccagccaatcagagcaaggcTACCTGCTTTTTACTGGTAAGATGTCGTGTTCCTGTTTATTgaacatctcttttttttttttttttccccgaagagtttttgcggcgctagtggctcgtattattttttagggtgaccagacgtcctctttttcccggacatgtcctacttttcagacctaaaaagatgtccggggggaatttacaaatcgtccgggattttggtcaactgcctcaaaacacattacatagcttagggcactgcgcacggagctgcgtgtcacgtaatccctgagccgcgtcagtgcgggcagcaccccccccccccccctccccgcTCTAAGGTGTTCTGGcttcacccccccccccccacctcccACCCCGGTTGTCCGGGTTTTCCCAAAGTAAGATATGGTCACCCTAACAGAAGGTCCAGTAATGCAGCTGAAGTaacgctaatgttagcatgctaacccTTAAGATTTACACCCTCAACCAGTTTTCTGGTGTTTTCTGGCAAATTTAAAACATGGCAAAAAAgtacagaaattacaaatgcCATTAAGTCTTTATGCATTTAagagctaatgttagcatgctaacactAAGTCATCAGATAATTGTGGTTTTCTAATAAAGAAATCCATAATAATTAAAGATTATTCATTGGATTAATAGATTATTCattattgttaaaaacataCGCTAATGGAAGCACTGAAACTTTTTCATCTTGTCTAATTTACTGCTGCTGTAACAGAAGATGCTAATCTTAGCATGCTAACACTAACTAGACAGATTCGGTGGTTTTCTGACAGGATTGTAAGTATTTCTGAGTTagtatgtttttaataatacttATTAGTAATAacattatataaaatgttttgaatggtttgattaaaaacacCGCTGCTCAGTCTGGAGAATGTTAATGtagcatgctaatgttagcatcacCTGCTAACACCCAggatattttaataatttcagaGAATGATTAGtaagttaaaaacatattttctgtccaTATTTAACTATATAAATATCAAGGCTATAAGTTGCTATATTAGCAATCAGTTTATGAATTGTTAGCTTACAGGCTAACAGCTCAGCAGCTGATGGGAATGACACATTAGCATTTTATGGGTATGGATTATTTGCTTTGTAAAACTTAGGAATATGATATAATTTTATTGCATCATAAAATTGCAGCAGAGCTGGGCCAGTGTTTCCTGCTAAGGTTTATCATCATGTAACTGGAAACACTGGGAACCCAGGTAAAAGCCCCAGTAGAATCTGCATGTAGTGCTCCGTGTGGCAGTGAGTGAACTCAGCGTTGTTTCTGCTCCAGTAACAGCTTTATGAACATGATCTGTGTTTGTTTAGCTGCTATTTTATGCTctgcaatctgattggctggtttggCTACAGCAGAGGTCACCTGACCAAGTTAAGGTGAACAAAAGAAAGAGCTGCTTCAGTTCAGTCCTGCTGCGACCCGTCGGCCCAGTCCAAGTCCGACTTGTCGACCTAGTCCATGTCCGGCTGCACCTCAAGGTCGGCCTCATTGATCCCTCCCTGGGTGTTGCTAAGGAACCAGAGAGAGCAGACTGAAGGTcgggaggaagaagaggagggcGGAGTCGAGAGGAAgctcctgattggctaaacaggtGGAGCGGGGGCGGGTCTTTGAGGCACCAGAGGCTGAGATGCAGCAGAAGGTTTCGGTTTTCTacacaagacaaaaacagaaaatatgtcaGGTTTCTGCTCCTCATCAAGGTGTGTGTAAGGTGTGTGTAGGCCAGGTAAGAGTCCCTACAGAGGAGGCGGCGGTGGCCTTGCAGCGAAGGGCGGGGCTCTCTCACTGGTCTCACTGGTCTCCACCACctgaaaacacaacaggaagtaaaataTCCATTGATCCACATGAATCTTCTCCAAACtcagagcagaaagaaaacatttaaaatgcattttattttattagttaaaactaaaataagtaattatcATAAACTAAAGAAGCCACcgagaaaaataatgaaaatcattaaagaaaaacatgattacagtttttctcttggtttagttttttttccaatcttgctcaattaatttaattaattttgctcATTTAATTTCCCCAATAAatctttattaatattattgctattaaatagtttttcaaatgtatttgtttttgtatttttaatattttacatttgaaaaaattcTTATTTGGCTCTTTTGGAAATTAATGAgataaaaatgatgtaaaaacaaaaaggtgcaTTTTTATTCTAAGTTTATGTCACGTCCAACTAGAAGGAGCTTCGCCTTCAGTGCAGctcaattcatttttattcagccaaaCAGTGAAGTCAGAATGTTAGAAGGTTAAAGTTTGAGACAGAATGAACATTAGAGCTGTAACTACATTACtattatcattatcattatcGTTactgatattattattataactattACAGCAGTGAGGTGAGAGGATGTTACctgcggcggcggcagcagctgAGCGTGATGCTGTGAGAAAACACCGgatgttagtttattttaattagctCCAATTATCAGTCAGTCACACACATGTTTGCATAgctatctttgtggggaaaGATAGCTATGATAGTAAACTcagcgtttccccttgtgggaCCAGGATTCGGTCCCACTAGgtattacaaacacacacacacacacacacacagacacacacactgccaTCTACCCCCTCAACCAGCCAATTAGgttgaattttaaatcaaaggTTTAATGTCATGATGAGTCAGACCACCATTGGTGGtgattgattattgatcagcTGACAAGttcatcagaaaaaaatcaataagagGATCTCAGCATATCTTTCACCTGGAAGGTATaaaagtgaagcagcagcaTCGCTGCAGCAGACTCACCCCGTCCCTGACGATGAAGTTCGCCGTGCcgtggccagcagggggcggctGCGTTCTGGGAGGCGGAGCTCTGCCAGGATTGGTCGGTTTGGTCAAAGTCGCTTCGTCTGCCCTGAAGACGAAATGGAGAAAAGTTCactacacagaaacacaaacatacactgTGAACTGCAGGGGGCGCTCACAACCCGGAGATTCACCTCAAGAAATCTCATCAAAGTTCGAGGCTGGACTTCCTGTCTCGAGACGGGACATCCTGTCTCGAGACGGGACTTCCTGTCTCCAGACGGGACTTCCTGTCTCAAGGCGGGACTTCCTGTCTCCAGACGGGACATCCTGTCTCGAGACGGGACTTCCTGTCTCCAGACGGGACTTCCTGTCTCCAGACGGGACATCCTGTCTCCAGACGGGACTTCCTGTCTCCAGACGGGACTTCCGGTCTAAAGGCGGGACTTCCGGTCTAAAGGCGGGACTTCCTGTCCCAAGGCGGGACTTCCTGTCCCATTTTGGGCTGCAGCGGGTCGGTACTCACTGGTATCCCTGCGACCTCTTCCTGCGGCTCAGTCCGAAGCGCCGCAGCAGCTCGTTGCGGCGCAGGAAGACAAACGCTCCCAGAGCCAGCAGAGGAAGGACGAGGAGGAAGAAGACGAGGAGGCCATCCCTGAGAGACGTGTCCTTATCTGTGGACGACACATCGAGTCAGCGTGGAGCGGGGACGCCGCGGGACACATGGACAGTACCGTTCCATGTGGGTCCGCTGTCCACGCTGCCGCCATAGCCCGACAGCTTGCAGGATGGTGAAGTCCAGCCGTAGTCGCAGTGGCAGTTCCTGTTGCTGTTACACACCTGGTAGGAACACAGGTACGAATCAGACTGGGTCACATGACCCGGTTCGCCTCACAGGCCGGAACCAACCCCTGTCTCAAACCCGATCCACCCCGTCTCACCCCGTGTCCGTGGCACTTTGTCTCCACATCACAGTCATAGCTCAGGACGTCCGCGCTGCGACACTCAAAGTTCATACACACCTGAATACCACGGAAGAAGAAATCATCAGCGTCTCCTAGTAACCAGTCCTCCCAGCCTTCCCAGCTCTCCCAGTCCTCCCATCACCTTGTTGTCTCCACACTTGGTCCCTTCGTTCACCATTCCCGGGTCGGGAACGTCGGATCCCAGCATGAAGTCGACCCCGAAGCAGGTGGCGCCGTGTATCGGAGTGGTGATGATGGACGGCAGGATGCCGAACACCGTCCCCCCCTTCACGTTCAGGCACTGCAGCTTCCCGCACTGAGCGTTTCTATGGGGACAGACTCATGTGACCTGGAGGGGCAGAGCCTCGCCTGTGCTGGGGTTAGGTAGggtgtgtctctgtgttacCTGCTCTCACACTTCTTGTAGCCGTAGTGCTGGTAGCCACAGTTGCCGAAGCGATCTCCTTTGCTGTTAACGTCTTTGAAGCAGATGTCGGGAGCGGCCGTTGCCTCTGCAGACGAGGAAGAGTCAGAAGATTCCAGAACATCCCGACCGGGTCAAGGATGAACCAGAACCTACTGGGTCCGAACAGGGCCTGGCACTGTCCGTCCAGGTGCTGGCACCTCCCGTTGTAGCAGTAGGCCTGCTGGTTGCGACAGGGATGCCCGTTCTGAAACGCACAGTCAGTTAGAGGCAGCATCCCTCTAAGGACACAGCGCCCCCCTGAGGACGCGGTGCCCCCCTGAGGATGCGGCGCCCCCCTAAGGACGCTGCGAACCCCATGAGGACGCGGCGAACCCCCTGAGGACGCGGCGCCCCCCTGAGGACGCTGCGAACCCCCTGAGGACGCGGCGCCCCCCTGAGGACGCGGCGAACCCCCTGAGGACGCGGCGAACCCCCTGAGGACGCGGCGAACCCCCTGAGGACGCGGCGCCCCCCTGAGGACGCGGCGAACCCCCTGAGGACACGGCGAACCCCCTGAGGACGCGGCGCCCCCCTGAGGACGCTGCGAACCCCATGAGGACACGTCGAACCCCCTGAGGACACGTCGAACCCCCTGAGGACTCCTGGGGGCAGGCAGGGACTCACCTGGACGAAGACGTCGCTCTGACAGAAGGAGGTGGAGCCGTTGCAGTACTCCGGCAGATCACACTCCTCGTCCTTCTTGGAGCGGCACACCGTTCCTCCAGGGAGGAACTGCAGACAGACAAACCCGGACCCAGTTTGGTTCTGAGGTTCTCTCTGGAAAGCCGTTCTCCAGCGGCCGGCGTCGGTTACCTGACAGCCGGAGCAGCACTCTCCAGACGCACACTGAGCCCCGGGCTTCAGTTTACAGGTCCGATACTCACAGCAGGGGTCCTCCTCACACTCCTGCACACAAACCATCCAGGGCAGACTCTAAGCTCTCAGGACCGAACTCTGGGTTCAGAAATCGTCCAGATTAATGAAATCCGACTAAACTCTGCAGTTATATCAGTTTCtaacaacagaaacattcaaCTGAAGACTGAAATCAAAGATACATTTCCTTACAACACAAGAGGACATTTTCCACAAACTGAGCTAATGGTGTTAGCTCTAGCTACTGGTATTAGCTCTAGCTACTGGTATTAGCTCTAGCTACTGGTATTAGCTCTAGCTTATGGTGTTAGCTCTAGCTAATGGTGTTAGCCCTAGCAGACAGCAGATCTCCAGCTGATCATGTTAGCTTGTTTCAGCATATCTTTTGTGAAGCAGCTCATGAAACCAAAGGACCTCGATGAGCAGAAAGCTTCAGACCTTCTCTGATCCACAGTCGCACTCCTCCCCGACGTCCACCAGCCTGTTTCCACAGTAGGGGGGGCTGTAGGCCTCGTCGGGCCGCGGGACATTCAAGAGACACGTCCCTCCCATCGACAGGATCATCTTTTCAAAGTCGTCggcgctgcagctgctgaagtTTCTGGAtcctctgcagaaacaaaaggagagcGATGAAGACGGCGAGTTCTGTATGACAGTCCGATCCAGCTCTCATTCCGCCCTGGACTATCCCTCACGCTCCACCCCAGGCCTGGGGGGAGGAGGTCTGTGTCCGACCTCTGACCAATTCAGGAAGAGAGGGAGGCTCCGGGGAGGAACGAGGTCTGgacgggttctggttctgtccggGCGGCGTGGCGTCCTACGTGGCTCCGGAGTGCATGATGCAAGCGGCGGCGGGACAGCTGCAGGTCCGCCCGTCGTCGTGGTTCATCCCTAGGTTGTGTCCGAGTTCATGAGCCACGATGGAGGCGAAGGCCGCGACGTTGTTGTTCAGGAActgagaggagagagagaggatgacGCTCCGGCGGCCGACAGGggtcagggtcaaaggtcagggtCAAATGTCATGTAAAAAGCAGCATTACCGCGTTGATTCCTCCTCCATGACTTCTGGAGCAGACGGTGGAGACAAATGCCATTCCTGCTGTTACACCAAAGCTCTTCATCCTGCAGCACCAACAagaccttcatcatcatcaccaccttCCTCCTgatcttcctccttctctttctcctcctcctctgactcACAGAATGAGCTGGGCCGAGTCGTGGCGCCGCCGGGAAACCAGCTCCTTCTCCCTCCACTGGGTGAAGCGGCTCAGCACCTCGCCGGCTCCGCCCTCTGTGTTGATCAGGTTCTGCTTGGTCCAGATGTCCAGACCGACCAGAACCACCCGGACGTTCAGCTGCATGTAGATCTGCACCAGGTCAAAAGCAGAACCTTAACGACCAATCGTAGCGCAGGACCGAGAGCCGATCCGGAAACCGGATCCAAGTTCAGTCTGACAGCAGAACCTCAGATTTCCCTCGATTTCTCATTcatagtttaaaaagaaatgtgtgtgtgtgtgttcttacGCCGTCTATGAGGTTCGCCAGGTGAACCATCTGCTCTCTGACCGCCGTCTCGTTTCCATTCATGTGTTTAAACTGCAGAAGAAGAGACGACCAATCAGCACAGAGGATGAGGGAGGCGGGGCTTAATGACAGTACaggtgttgtgtgtgtgtgtgtgtctcaccCTGTCGTTGTcaaccaccagcagcagctccacatAGTGAGTCTTGTGGAGAACAGCTCTCTTTACCTGGAAGCAGCCATGTTTCTGATTAACACGCCGtttttcctcttcctggtgAATTTCTGTTCTtagtttctctctgtctttatgAACACAGTTCATTTGGTCAATGtgttcatgtttctgtctgCTGCATCGGCCGGGATTCGAACCCTCACCTCCTGCCCCGCCCTCGGGCCTGAACTCACCCTGCTGCGCCGGCGGTGCTGGATCTCCTCCGGGTCGTACTGAGCATGCTCCGTCGCGTCGCCGTGCCCGTAGTGAGGTGTTCCACATCCTCGGGGCTGTGATGTCACATCTTGCAGGCGGTAGAGCAGGTGCTGCTCGGGGGCGGAGTCTAGCGGCTCGATGCCGTAGCTGTCGTTGGTGAGATGCATCACTCCTCTGAGAAACCAGGAGACGGACCGATTACCGAAACGCCTGGCAGACAGAACTCAGGGCAAACTGAGCCCGTCTGTGCTGACCCGGATTCTGGTTCTGTCGGGTCGGTACCTGAGGCCGCCACAGACGCTCATGGCCACAGCAGAGCCCTCCATGTCCTGAATGAAGCCCTGGTACTGGCAGTGGTTCTGGAACAGAGAGGATACCGGGTcaggccagcagggggagccGATCCCGACAGGAAGGAGCCGAGTCCAGCTTCCTGTCCAACAGGAGGCCACTTCCTGTATCACACTCAGTGTCTCTCACTTCCTCTCCAtcagtttttctgctgcagctcctcacCCTGAGGTGTTCAAAGCGTGGTTCAGGGGCCAGAAGTGGCCCCGCAGCCTGAGACCTCGGGTCCCTGACGGTCAGGTTTTCATCACTAATGTGTTCATCTGCACCAACCAGCTGACCCAGAACAGCTTCAGGATAAAAGCAGAAGCTTTTATCCTCTCAGCTTTCAGCTGGTTGTTGGTCAAGCTGAATCAGAACCGTTGCTTAGCAACAAATGAGTCAGCAGATTACACATCAGCCTCCAGGAAGTGACACACAGATgatctgcttcctgtttctgtcaGTTACAGACCAGAAGCTGCTTCATCAGCAATAAAACCTCCTCCAGCTTCTCAGCAGGTCCTGGACCCACCGAGGCTTCAGAACCGGCTTGTTCTGGTCCCTGTGGTTCTGACCCTGCAGGGACCAGGTCCCTGGGCACCGCTAATCAAAAAGCTAGCTGCGCTAACGCTAATGCACCAATCAAAAACACTCGTTAACGCCAACACAGAATGATGCAGAGCGCTCACCTGGACAGGTGGTCTGGATGTGATCAGGGATCCGTTTGGGCCGTAGGTGAAGACGGTGAAATCTGGAGGCAGCAGGACCCTGGAGGTGACAGCAGCTCGTtaaacgggtcagaaccagcagaacggAAACGACGACAGGAAGCTCACAACGTctctttattaaaacatttagcagcaaaaagaggTTTGGATGGAAAATgtggcacacacacatgcctacacacacacacacacacacacttacagaACTGTTGCATGAACAGATCATCAGGAAAGCTAAAGCCGTTCTTGCTGTAGTTCCAGTTCTGGACAGTAACAGGCTGAAGCTCTGCTCCTGCAGCCGTTTGTCGGTGCGGCCTGATTCCTGATTCCAGGTGTTCGTAGGTTTGGGGTCAACAAGAAAATCCTCTGCTAGACTCGTCCCATTATGTATTCACTTATATTTGATGTCATTTTTggcttgttttattgtttttattgaactcTGATACTttgtctttcagtttttatagatagatagatagatagatagatagatagatagatagaaaaatctttattgtcattgtcacaaggacagcgaaatttaaaaggtgccatcagtcagtgcatatgcttaaaaacaaaaaataacacaattcacacacaatgtaagaattaacaaataactggtaaaaccccccccaaaaaaacctaaaaaatagaacagccacattctcacatccatcatttatgatgattaatggttgtttttgattgcatttagttttgttattgctgtcgggtagaaactgtctctgagacggttggttctggttctggttgctctgtatcttctgcctgaaggcagcagtgtgaacagagaaggtccggggtgagaagtgtcctttgtgatgtgttgtgcttttcttagacagcggtcgctgtgcaggtcctccagtgaggggagagggcagccattgattttttgggctgtattcacaaacctttggagagctttcctttgagccgtagtgctgctgttataccagacgcagatacagtaggtcagtatgctctctatggagcacttgtagaaggacaccagcagcttctccttgatgctgttcctcctgagaaccctcaggaagtacagtctttgctgggccttttttatcagctccaaggtgttcatgttccatgtgaggccctgctcaatgtggacccccaggaaacggaaatcagctaccctctccacacattttcccccaatggttagtggtgtaatgtcagttttattcctcctgtaatctattatgagttcttttgtctttgagttgttgaggagcagattgttctccctgcaccactgcaacagccgctccacctctcccctgtaggcggactcgtcgcctcctgagatgagccccaccactgtggtgtcatcagcaaacttgatgatggtgttgctgtggtgggcagaggtgcagtcgtatgtgtacagacaatagagcagggggctcagcacacagccctgtggagagccagtactaaggctgagggcagtggatgtatgttttcccaccctaactctctgctgtcggttggtcagGAAGCTCAGgatccacatgcaggtggagtgagggaggcccaggtcccccaatttgtccaccagtctgtgagggaggatggtattaaaagcagagctgtagtctacaaagagcatctgcacatagctcccctgctgctccagatgtgacagagcagcatggagggccgtgatcacagcgtcctctgtggatctgttggctctgtaggcgaactggtggtggtcaaagccaggagggagaagtgctgtgatgtgaccccggaccagtttttcaaaacacttcgtcaccacaggggttagtgccactggccggtagtcgttgaggcaggagatgtgaggtttcttgggtatggggactatggtggaagatttcaggcaggatgggactgtagacagggctagggactggttgaagatcctggtgaagactccagccagctgatcggcgcagtctttcaggacacgtccagggacgccatcaggtccagcagccttccttgggttgaCAGCCCGCAGTGTGCGCCTCACCTTGTGCTCCTCTACAACGAGGGGTGTGGTGTTGTGGGTCGCTTGGTTTAGTGTGGCTGCCTCTGTTGGCTTcacctcaaagcgggcaaagaagaggTTCAGCTCCTCTGTCAGCGTGGCGTCGCCTTCCACAGCTGCGAGGTtggtcctgtagttggtgagatgctggattccctgccacacctgcctgctgttgttgctgtcaaggTAGCCCTCTATCCTCCTCCTGTAGTCAGACTTAGCCATTCTGATGCCGCTCTTCAAGTTAGCTCGGGCTGTACTGTAGACGGTcctgtccccagacctgaaggCGGTATTCCTGGTCTTTAGCAGTCGCTGGACCTCCTGAGTCATCCAGGGCTTCTGGTTTGGGAATACCCGGATGTGTTTATCCACAGCTACAGTGTCAATACAGTTCTTGATGTAGCACAGTACACTGTCTGTAAAAACCTCCAGGTCctgatgttcaaaaacatcccagtttgtcctgtcgaaacagtcctgcagctgctgtgtcgcATCCTGGGGCCAGGATTTGATGGTTTTGGTGATGGTTGGAGCAGTTTTCCTGAGGGGGGCATAACCAGGAATTAAATGCAGGGACAGGTGATCCGACTGACCCAGGTGAGGAAGTGGTCTAGCCCTGTAGCCTAGCTTGATGTTGGAGTAGACTTTGTCCAGAGTGTTAGCCTCTCTTGTAGCACACTTTACATCTGGTGGAACTTGGGGAGCGCCGTCTTCAAGTCTGCATGGCTGAAGTCCCCCGCTATGATGTGCACAGCATCTGGATAGATGCTCTGCAGATGGCTAATGCTGCCATGCAAAAGTCCAAtagctgttttagcattagcatccggTGGGATGTAAACAGCGGTTACCATGACTACGGTGAACTCTCTGGGGAGGTATATTGGTCTGCATCTAACAGTCACATACTCCAGGTCTGGGCAGCAATGGCTGATGACAGTCGCTGTGTTAGTAACCAGGTGTTGTTCAGGTACACAgagcctcctcctctgctcttacCGGAGTCCTTCGTTCTGTCGTGGCGCTGTACTGTGTAGCCTGCTAGCTCGATGGCAGAGTCCGCTACGTCTGGatgcagccaggtttccgtgatcAGAAGAATACAGCTCTTCACTGCGCTGTGAGATGCAGCCTGTAGTCTCAGTTCATCCATCTTGTTTGCAAGGGATCTGGCGTTGGAGAGAAACAGGCTGGTGGTTTGTGTGGTTGCCTCCGTAGCCTAGCTAGCAGGCCGGCCCTGCAGCCCCGCTTCTGCCTTCTCTCTCTACGCCGCCAACGCTTCCTCCCTGCTGGGATGGTAATCCACGGCGCCCCGGGGCTCCTCGCTATGTCCCCCGGAATATTGAACAAGCATTGA
Proteins encoded in this region:
- the LOC114144844 gene encoding uncharacterized protein LOC114144844 is translated as MKYLHEICFVSSSPTGRRQPDASARLTSRFGIQESVGTKLVSPNAESSGFCAKKSRESLPGPDPGPGPDPHKDPDPDPDSDSDSSPGPGPGPDPGPDPGPDPDPHKDPDPDSDSGPGPLSAALQTSFLRCCSKRPWFAESLMFVSLEIKLHKSCRRRVPHMETKSLSRPELLMLHTGRILSEPGGAGVQKLNAPPHGAYRVRYIPMTERSCSSTQHRLFN